The Callospermophilus lateralis isolate mCalLat2 chromosome 18, mCalLat2.hap1, whole genome shotgun sequence nucleotide sequence CCCCTCACCTCTGCCTCCTTCAGATGGCCCCTTGAAAATTATGGAACCTTGAAGATGGCCGAAGGAAAGCCGAGGCTGAAGTGACCGGTTGACTGGGGTAGGGGTGGGATACAAGAAAAGCTTCCCAGGAGAGTAACTTGAACGGCATGGGCAAGTATGGGGTTTCCAGATCTATAGTAGAAATGAGAAGGTATTGCAGGCGAGGAAATAGCCCTTGAGAATGCTGGAGAGGACCAGTGTGGCAGGTGGAGGAACAGACCACTGCCTGACTGGGAAGGCAGCACCGAGCATCTGTGTCCACCCCAGGTAAACAACACCGCCTTCAACCGGGGCAAGCTACGCAATGTGGGGTTCCGGGAGGCCATGCAGGAGGAGAACTGGGACTGTGTCTTCTTCCATGATGTGAACCTACTCCCAGAGGATGACCGCAACATCTATACCTGTGACATCTTCCCTGCTCATGTGTCTGTGGCTATCAACAAGTTCAACTACAAGTAGGTAGACAAAGGGAGCTACTACTGTGAAGGACTGCTGTCCCCTGTCTTGTAGCTCACCCTGCCAGTCGGTACAGTGTGGTAGATGATCTATGCCCTGTTCCCTGAAACTAAGGGTGGGAGGGACGATGGACCTGGGGAAACTCTTTGCAGATAGTGAAGAACCTTCCTCTTAGACATGGGTGTAAACTGCGGTGGAGTGATAACTGAAGAGGGGTCAGAAGATCTGCTTAATATAGTGACGGGCAGAGAGGGTTGTTACAGAATCAGGAGGACATGAGAGGAAGGTCTGCCTAAGGGTGAGGAAGGTTATTTTAAGGGTCTGAGGAAAAAAGATCATCAAGAAGGTCACAAGAGGTGCCAGATGACTCAGGGAATGAAGATATTCTGAGACTTAAAGGGAAGCTAACCCCAGGCTTGAAAAGGAGATGAACAGAGACAAACACAGGGATCAGGAGATGTTATTGTGGAGGAGTGAAGAAGGGCTGACCCAGACAGAAATGGACCTTGGAGACTCTTGCCAGCAGGGCCTCTgtgacctgaaattcctgtgcttCCAACTCTCTGCCTCTGAAGGCTGCCCTACCAAGGCTACCTTGGAGGGGTATTTGCCCTGCGCCCCATTCACTACCTGAGGATAAACGGCTTCTCCAATGTGTACTGGAACTGGGATGATGAGGACAACATTGCTACCAGGTGAGGAGCCTGAGGGTCCCACTGTGTGGGGACAGGATTCCCTAGACTGAGGCTGGCTTGGGTTTCCCAGACTGGGGAGACGTGGCATGGGGATGGTCAGAGGAGACAAATGGATGATGTCCCTGCTCTTCCTCCTGTCCCCGAAAGGGTAAAACTAAGTGGGATGCTCCTGTCACGGCCCCACCTACTCTTTGGCCGCTACCACATGCTAGAGGAGGGGCAGGATCATAGCCAAAAGCAGAGCGTCTGGAGGTGAGTCAGTGTTGGAGGCATGGTGGTCAGCCTCGGGCTCCCTGAAGCCGGGGCTCCCATGGCTGCCCCTTGCCACCCTCAGACTTGGTCTTCGGGCCTGGATCCACCAAAGGTGGAGACACGATGGCATCAACTCACTGGGCTACAGGCTACTGTCCAAGGAGCGGCATCCCCTCTATACCAACCTCACTGTGGACATCAACTTCCAAAACCCAGAAGCCCCAGTGCCAAACAGAGGTATCTGGAGGCTGAAAGAGAGCTTCTGAGGCCAGGGTTTCGTGGCATCCTTCCCACCCACCCCACCTGATTTTTTAATAAAGGAATTCATTTTATTGGTGTCTCCTGTCTGCCATCCCTAATTCCCATCCATCCCTCCTCTCTTTTATCCAATCATGCCCAGGAGGTACCTCTaccagacattaatgaacaaggaaggCTTCCCTTGGAGTGAATGTACTGAAAATGGGAATCAGAATTTTTTGTTAATTCTACTTCGGAAAATATCTGCATttcagatttaatgaaattccacGCTTAGTGAATTATAAGAACAAACATCTGTGGAACACTTACAGTGGGCAGCCACCACTTTAATGCTTGGCTTCACATAATTAATGCAAGTACTTCA carries:
- the LOC143383740 gene encoding beta-1,4-galactosyltransferase 3-like; the encoded protein is MKMEQQRGLLLSFVGVQLLLMGAFHQNHHLRDFPSFLRLLIQDRSEVSPPGASHQDVYSNLSQIHPVDVSEDDLPNCPIISPYISGPLKVMFPENLTMEKAVEKNPLVRLGGQYKPPDCWTWHHTAVVVPYYGQAQHLQQFLFHLHPFLQRQQLHYAIYVVNQVNNTAFNRGKLRNVGFREAMQEENWDCVFFHDVNLLPEDDRNIYTCDIFPAHVSVAINKFNYKLPYQGYLGGVFALRPIHYLRINGFSNVYWNWDDEDNIATRVKLSGMLLSRPHLLFGRYHMLEEGQDHSQKQSVWRLGLRAWIHQRWRHDGINSLGYRLLSKERHPLYTNLTVDINFQNPEAPVPNRGIWRLKESF